Genomic window (Salvelinus alpinus chromosome 13, SLU_Salpinus.1, whole genome shotgun sequence):
gatatgggtaataagataaccagtaatgatatgggtaataagatatccagtaatgatatgggtaatgagataaccagtaatgatatgggtaataagatatccagtaatgatatgggtaataagataactgGTAATAAGATATGGGTAGTacgataaccagtaatgatatgggtaataagatatccagtaatgatatgggtaataagatacacagtaatgatatgggtaataagataaacagtaatgatatgggtaataagatatccagtaatgatatgggtaataagataaccagtaatgatatggtgtaataagatatccagtaatgatatgggtaataagatatccagtaatgatatgggtaatacgataaccagtaatgatatggtgtaacaagataaccagtaatgatatggtgtaataagataaccagtaatgatatgggtaataagataaccagtaatgatatgggtaataagataaccagtatagatatgggtaataagatatccagtaatgatatgggtaataagataaccagtaatgatatgggtaataagatatccagtgatgatatgggtaataagataaccagtaatgatatgggtaataagatatccagtaatgatatgggttatatgataaccagtaatgatatggtgtaataagataaccagtaatgatatgggtaataagatatccagtaatgatatggtgtaataagatatccagtaatgatatgggtaataagataaccattaatgatatgggtaataagataaccagtaatgatatgagtAATAAGATAactagtaatgatatgggtaataagatatccagtaatgatatgggtaataagatatccagtaatgatatgAGTAATAAGATAactagtaatgatatgggtaataagatatccagtaatgatatgAGTAATAAGATAactagtaatgatatgggtaataagatatccagtaatgatatgggttatatgataaccagtaatgatatggtgtaataagataaccagtaatgatatgggtaataagatatccagtaatgatatggtgtaataagatatccagtaatgatatgggtaataagatatccagtaatgatatgggtaataagataactagtaatgatatgggtaataagatatccagtaatgatatgggtaataagataaccagtaatgatatgggtaataagatatccagtGATGATATGGTGTAATAAGATAACCTGTAATGATATGGtgtaataagataaccagtaatgatatgggtaataagatatccagtaatgatatgggtaataagatatccagtaatgatatgggtaataagataaccagtaatgatatggatAATAAGacaaccagtaatgatatgggtaataagatatccagtaatgatatgggtaataagataactagtaatgatatggtgtaataagatatccagtaatgatatgggtaataagataaccagtaatgatatggtgtaataagatatccagtaatgatatgggtaataagatatccagtaatgatatgtgtaataagatatccagtaatgatatgggtaataagatatccagtaatgatatgggtaataagataattGGTAATACGATATGGGTAGTacgataaccagtaatgatatgggtaataagatatccagtaatgatatgggtaataagataaacagtaatgatatgggtaataagataaccagtaatgatatgggtaataagatatccagtaatgatatgggtaataagataaccagtaatgatatgggtaataagataaccagtaatgatatgggtaataagataactgGTAATACGATATGGGTAGTacgataaccagtaatgatatgggtaataagatatccagtaatgatatgggtaataagataaacagtaatgatatgggtaataagataaacagtaatgatatgggtaataagatatccagtaatgatatgggtaataagataaccagtaatgatatgggtaataagatatccagtaatgatatgggtaatacgatatccagtaatgatatggtgtaataagataaccagtaatcatatgggtaataagataaccagtaatgatatgttgtaataagataaccagtaatgatatgggtaataagataaccagtaatgatatggtgtaataagataaccagtaatgatatgggtaataagataaccagtaatgatatggtgtaataagataaccagtaatgatatggtgtaataagataaccagtaatgatatggtgtaataagataaccagtaatgatatggtgtaataagataaccagtaatgatatgggtaataagataaccagtaatgatatggtgtaataagataaccagtaatgatatgggtaataagataaccagtaatgatatggtgtaataagataaccagtaatgatatgggtaataagataaccagtaatgatatggtgtaataagataaccagtaatgatatggtgtaataagataaccagtaatgatatggtgtGAGGGTGTttaactggcggcagagaagtcagacacaggagagaaatAACTGTGTTTCCAACGGTGCAGTTTATTACAAAACCAACCGGAAAACATAATAATAAAACCAATGGGTAACATAACCCAacgcacaccagtacagacgtacacatacactacaataaccaatcaccgacaaggacatgaggggaaacagagggttaaatacacaccagtacagacgtacacatacactacaataaacaatcaccgacaaggacatgaggggaaacagagggttaaatacacaacatgtaaatgATGGGATTgtaaccaggtgtgatggaagacaagacaaaaccaatggaaaatgaaaagaggatcagcgaaggctagaaggccggtgacgtcgaccgtcgaacaccgcccgaacaaggagagggaccgacttcggcggaagtcgtgacatatgggtaataagataaccagtaatgatatgggtaataagataactaGTAATGACATGAGTAATAAGATAACAAGTAATGACATGAGTAATAAGTAACTAGTaatcaatttgtaagtcgctctggataagagcgtctgctaaatgacttaaatgtaaatgtaaatgtagtaatgACATGAGTAATAAGATAACTAGTAATGACATGAGTAATacgatatgggtaataagatatggGTAGTAAGATAACTAGTATaaatatgggtaataagatatccagtaatgatatgggtaatatgataaccagtaatgatatgggtaatatgATAACCAGTCGATTATATGGATAATAGGATAACCAGTAATGATGTGGGTAATAAGATAactagtaatgatatgggtaatacgAGAACCAGTAATGATATAggtaataagatatccagtaatgatataggtaataagataaccagtaatgatatggtgtaataagatatccagtaatgatatgggtaataagataaccagtaataatatgggtaataagataaccagtaatgatatgggtaatatgATAACCAGTCGATTATATGTATAATAGGATAACCAGTAATGATGTGGGTAATACGATAACTAGTAATGATGagggtaataagataaccagtaatgatatgggtaataagataaccagtaatgatataggtaataagatatccagtaatgatataggtaataagataaccagtaatgatatggtgtaataagatatccagtaatgatatgggtaataagataaccagtaatgatatgggtaataagataaccagtaatgatatgggtaatatgATAACCAGTCGATTATATGGATAATaggataaccagtaatgatatgggtaataagataactaGTAATGATATGGATAATAAGATAACCGcgggtaataagataaccagtaataTGTCCATAAGAAAATAATAAGAGTATGATATGAATCCAATTCAATAAGAGAATatacaaatataaaaaaatatttaaatcatTTAAATGATTAATTATATAAAAAGATTGAGTATCCATCACCTTACACAATCTAAATCTGAATATGTCTGGAACAATGTGTTGGGCTGTAGGGTTCAGCTGGTCCAGATATCAGGGACAATGTGTTGGGCTGTAGGATTCAGCTGGTCCAGATATCAGGGACAATGTGTTGGGCTGTAGGATTCAGCTGGTCCAGATATCAGGAACAATGTGTTGGGCTGTAGGATTCAGCTGGTCCAGATATCAGGGACAATGTGTTGGGCTGTAGGATTCAGCTGGTCCAGAGATCAGGAACAATGTGTTGGGCTGTAGGATTCAGCTGGTCCAGATATCAGGAACAATGTGTTGGGCTGTAGGATTCAGCTGGTCCAGATATCAGGAACAATGTGTTGGGCTGTAGGATTCAGCTGGTCCAGATATCAGGAACAATGTGTTGGGCTGTAGGATTCAGCTGGTCCAGATATCAGGAACAATGTGTTGGGCTGTAGGATTCAGCTGTTCCAGAGATCAGGAACAATGTGTTGGGCTGTAGGATTCAGCTGGTCCAGATATCAGGAACAATGTGTTGGGCTGTAGGATTCAGCTGGTCCAGATATCAGGGACAATGTGTTGGGCTGTAGGATTCAGCTGGTCCAGATATCAGGAACAATGTGTTGGGCTGTAGGATTCAGCTGGTCCAGATATCAGGGTCTGGTTTTAGTAATCTGCATTACAGAAAAAAACAAAGATAATgaaatagtgagagagagagacagagagagagttcacaaacctgttctactaacaaactgaagcctcaggaccagaacatccaatcagaatgaaccaaattacaacacagtcaaaacaaaactacattgcttattgggaagcacaagcacaaagcaaaatgcagtgctatctggccctaaatcgacagcacaccgtggctaactatttgaccatggttactgatcaaaaccctagataaaccttgacaaagtacaggctcagtgagcacagccttgccattgagaagggtagacagaggaaaacctggctccctgtagaggaaaggctgtgcaaccactgcaccacagcagaacctgagacagagctgcatttcctgacaaaatgtcaaaaatataaaacaattagagagtgtcttTTCCCCAAATATGAAACCCTTATttaaggtttcaaagacctctctgatgaggacaggctacccgtcctgttgggggaggacgcagagagctgtgggttggcagcgcactacattgctgcctgccataagttgagggacagtgtctgacagaccaatcaacctgcacatgtcctctactgtatgcttattgttattgttgaatgtatggttattttgacccttggttattgttgtcccATTGACATTTGTGATTCTTATTATattaatattgtaaatatccaaagtaagctttggcaatatgtacattgttaagtCATATCAATAAACaacatttaattgaattgagagaaaaagagagagagagagagagagagagattaaaaaacagattaaatctGACCATCACTCTTGCTGCAGATGAAGTTGAATTTGTCAGTCTCAGGCAGGCCGACCCacttccccccgtctctctctatgGCCCCCGTGTTCCCAGACTGCTCCTTGCTGGTGTTGTAGCCCTCCCCGTCGGCCCAGTTGTGGTAGCAGGACTCTTCTCCATTGACCCAGAACCAGAAGTCCAGGGTGCAGGTGTACCTCAGGCCCAACCAGACGTAGGGACTGGAGGCCTTCTTGGCTTCCTGTTGGACCCAGTGCTGGATGCTGTGGTTGTGGACAGACACCAGCTCCATGTTCAGGTCTCTGCAGTGAACCAGGGCTTCAGACCACGTCTTGTTCTCTGAGACCAGGACCAGCTTatctggaggaagaagaggatatgGAGATTCATGCTAAATATTCACCAAATAACATTGATtctaaagtaaatgtaattttttttaatgaatatgtatctaacccccccccccccccccaccccatccccCCCTCACCATCATAGCAGATAAAAGGATGTTCGGTGGTAGGAGGGTTATCATTCCACTTTCCAGATGGGAACAGAACTTCCACACAGACCTCTTCGTTTGGCCCGTTTGGCTCGCCTGCCATCCAGTTCCTGAAGGTTGAGCCACTCTGGTCGGACCACCCCCAACCTCTATACAGGCCGATCCACACCTCTTCCTGTAAATGTTTTGCAAATGCTGATTATGTTTGTAACACGGTGCTCAAAGTGCAAGACAAATTAGTTGAAGTGAAGTGAACTTGCCTTCGTGGTGTTCTGTATGATGTTATGTATGGTGTTATTCTCTGTTTCATCCCTCACACTGGCCAGGTACGTGTGGTTCTTCTGACAGTAGCGCTGAGCATCACTCCAAGTCTTCTTTTCAGTGATGAGGATGTACTTACTGGTGAGATTTGTGTCTATTTGAAAGAACAGAAGGTATATAAGAAGAGATGAGATATAAAATAACATGTTCCAATAAAGACAAGTTCATACAGACAAATACATGTCTGTAAATAAACTGGTAGAATAAAAAGATTTTCAATAAAATATGAATCTGTTGACTGAATCCAAACCCTTTGGTGTTTGACTGGTTGACAAACAGAAAGACGGAAGGAAGGACAGTGAAAAGGCTGACTGACAGGGGAACTCACCGTAGCAGACAAAATTATGTTTTGTTTCACAGTTCTCATCATGCCATAACCCATGTTGCATCCACACACAGAACTCATTGTTGTTTAGATTATCTGGTTGTTCTTTGTTTTCTCCGATCTTTCTTTTGTCCCAAAacccctccctctctaactttgtGTCTCCCGGAGACCACCTCCAGCTGGTGTTATACAGCCCTATCCAGGCTGGTTCAGTTaatgaccaagctttaactgtGTTATTGAGCTTGTTCATATCTGCCATGTCGtctatggaggccaggtcaatgTAGTTCTGTCTGCAGTAACTCTGA
Coding sequences:
- the LOC139537946 gene encoding C-type lectin lectoxin-Phi1-like — protein: MGHSLFLLFFSGLSVLPSCLSHQFHFVNTNKTWTDAQSYCRQNYIDLASIDDMADMNKLNNTVKAWSLTEPAWIGLYNTSWRWSPGDTKLEREGFWDKRKIGENKEQPDNLNNNEFCVWMQHGLWHDENCETKHNFVCYDTNLTSKYILITEKKTWSDAQRYCQKNHTYLASVRDETENNTIHNIIQNTTKASSLHFN